One window of Mycoplasma cottewii genomic DNA carries:
- a CDS encoding ECF transporter S component — protein MAQKKSENQQIDELVNKAEAVLDDHFYHEQHENQDKDHYHGIHHFDEYGNHDDVTSADFELKNVFRLTRKNLIFKIVLTGVFLALTAAVSGLDILAESIHIPVNGDQVWIETRFLDITVVMISIAVLGPLFSSVIGFIAPIMHNAIHGGEHGWIQPPIQSVEYVIIVWLVFIIFNLIFRNSPIHRDENIKLANFKRWTPIPIMIVIFATIVTLGFVLALYIQAKVSAINPHSGWLPAHDHAHDHKHSQILSSTTQFILGHAGHDHDDENKLDYDKLNLYTSLAVFGWNCLRYTISMSLFAAIEWRMRPINHRYR, from the coding sequence ATGGCTCAGAAAAAATCAGAAAATCAACAAATAGATGAGTTAGTTAATAAAGCTGAAGCTGTATTAGATGATCATTTCTATCACGAACAACACGAAAATCAAGATAAAGATCACTATCATGGAATTCATCACTTTGATGAGTATGGAAATCATGATGATGTAACTTCAGCTGATTTTGAACTAAAAAATGTATTTAGACTTACTAGAAAGAATTTAATTTTTAAAATAGTATTAACAGGAGTATTTTTAGCTTTAACTGCAGCAGTTAGTGGATTAGATATTTTAGCTGAATCTATTCATATACCAGTTAATGGAGATCAAGTTTGAATTGAAACAAGATTTTTAGATATTACAGTTGTAATGATTTCAATTGCAGTTTTAGGACCGTTGTTTTCTTCAGTAATAGGTTTTATTGCTCCAATTATGCATAATGCAATTCACGGAGGAGAACACGGTTGAATTCAACCACCAATTCAATCAGTTGAATATGTAATTATAGTTTGATTAGTATTTATAATTTTTAATTTAATTTTCCGAAATTCACCAATTCACCGTGATGAAAATATTAAATTAGCAAACTTTAAACGTTGAACTCCTATTCCAATTATGATTGTTATTTTTGCAACAATAGTTACTTTAGGATTTGTTTTAGCATTATACATTCAAGCTAAAGTTTCAGCAATCAATCCACACTCAGGATGACTTCCTGCTCATGATCATGCTCACGATCATAAACACAGTCAAATTTTAAGCTCAACAACTCAATTTATCTTAGGTCATGCTGGTCATGATCATGATGATGAAAACAAATTAGATTACGATAAATTAAACTTATATACTTCACTAGCTGTATTTGGATGAAACTGTTTAAGATATACAATTTCAATGTCATTATTTGCAGCTATTGAATGAAGAATGAGACCAATTAATCATAGATATAGATAG
- a CDS encoding BspA family leucine-rich repeat surface protein, with protein sequence MTNLLMILKSVLAVSAANQGAAALNNDQSNLALPTSLKQTNYSNLLQASSVSAHSSHIIFGNQILKLGWEKSANGGYRLKQIPSHIKKVPSTLPSHITDLSFAFKGNINTDIEGIRDWDTSQVTNMSGVFYNAQKFNSALNWDTSKVTDMSYMFYNAENFNSHLGDKFSAINVTNMQSMFEGAREFNQKLGFKLLSNNRVNAQDMFKFAKNFNQDISFLEVEQKNVRETVFKNADSIKNSNLPLSVDSIVSNQIKKELISFWNNNFKNKQTQNNTYETVLQLLKLKIQEYSKLNGIKIELINQKDNVKTVELKNNPGIDVKVNDRFLVRLDLGTGIKENISEVKNNIGEIGLGKGDEIGTKQVEIESLNKHIINKFISTNENLVSHEVADYKVEHSDLASAIIRNVKTNDIHVVNYKLERFFFTRFIHFYDFYGFPELAVDESITTNRTFQNVADLMNLKIQQYTPKIYHNIKVDVVRANGVKHESYLRTGRSFYNLKIDHSNAPEFIFRVIPVFTRIDENKANPSVLETIYIDKNGNEQRVAGDMNGSEYDDVKVIKRIGFYWDYEKEQCVAYRMPKNVEVVPDYLPIEITSLENMFMGCVNFNQDLSSWNTQNVKLMTRMFQWARKFNNGGHALNWNTSKVTNMGAMFQGAESFNADITSWNVGKVTNLGEMFRDAKSFNQAIGAWNPRNTVVNYNNMLNGAISFNQNLTDYIKWPVYAEWVHASEGFDTNTPSWEIVNRPPVKPSSAKQIDTNGVAFTNADDEPKVIYGIKSKHEWEAKREIKEKLRSVYNLNPESLEIEVFKENGKVSRVNILPKSNGWYSQKGRWGDFTIESKDNIRNVIKENTHIGYINTTERVPFLRAVAERFNIDTAGMHVAYNNDDLNSGRVKLEVLFGNENFANGREQWYHTTINFTLTKHITTLGKFDTSEIVIDRNDQSLFEQEFINRNQELLNRNHLNKNLLSFKQLNNWYEISINNGEYIGSIKVPYRVKVNLNELQSLVTHVGNFNVKDIDAIISEFLKRNKDKLPELQRNHLRLVDSGEDFLTLSVNTEIQDKYLGEKIVVHFGSRANINNIGLNLNQVIVNNRSEQEIFDIFWERNQEIFANNNIQKDELKIELKDNHFVITTNNDNFYGEVRANFSVRTQIDATWC encoded by the coding sequence ATGACAAATTTACTAATGATTTTAAAGTCAGTGCTTGCAGTTTCAGCTGCAAATCAAGGTGCTGCTGCTTTAAATAACGATCAATCAAACTTAGCGTTGCCTACAAGTCTAAAACAGACAAATTATAGTAATTTATTACAGGCATCAAGTGTTAGTGCTCATTCAAGTCACATAATTTTTGGTAATCAAATACTTAAATTAGGTTGAGAAAAAAGTGCTAATGGTGGATACAGATTAAAACAAATTCCATCACACATTAAAAAAGTTCCATCAACTTTACCAAGTCACATTACTGATTTATCTTTTGCTTTTAAAGGTAATATCAATACTGATATTGAAGGAATTAGAGATTGAGACACTTCACAAGTTACTAATATGAGTGGGGTATTTTATAATGCACAAAAATTTAATTCAGCATTAAACTGAGATACTTCAAAAGTAACTGATATGAGTTACATGTTTTACAATGCAGAAAACTTCAACTCACATTTAGGAGACAAATTCTCTGCAATAAATGTAACTAATATGCAATCTATGTTTGAAGGAGCAAGAGAATTTAACCAAAAACTTGGATTCAAATTGCTTTCAAACAACCGTGTTAATGCACAAGATATGTTTAAATTTGCTAAGAACTTTAACCAAGATATTTCATTCTTAGAAGTTGAACAAAAAAATGTAAGAGAAACTGTATTTAAAAATGCTGATAGTATAAAAAACTCAAACTTACCACTATCAGTTGACAGTATTGTTTCAAATCAAATAAAAAAAGAATTAATTAGTTTCTGAAACAACAACTTTAAAAACAAACAAACACAAAACAACACTTATGAAACTGTTTTACAATTACTTAAATTAAAAATTCAAGAATACAGCAAACTTAATGGTATAAAAATTGAGTTAATTAATCAAAAAGACAATGTTAAAACAGTTGAACTAAAAAACAATCCAGGAATAGATGTTAAAGTAAACGATAGATTCTTAGTTAGATTAGATCTAGGAACAGGTATAAAAGAAAACATTAGTGAAGTTAAAAATAACATAGGTGAAATAGGTCTAGGAAAAGGTGATGAAATTGGTACAAAACAAGTAGAAATTGAATCACTAAACAAACATATTATCAATAAATTTATTTCAACTAATGAAAACTTAGTATCACACGAAGTTGCTGATTATAAAGTTGAACATTCTGATTTAGCTTCAGCAATTATTAGAAATGTAAAAACAAACGATATACATGTTGTAAATTATAAACTTGAAAGATTCTTCTTTACTCGTTTTATTCATTTCTATGATTTTTATGGATTCCCAGAATTAGCAGTAGATGAATCAATAACAACAAACAGAACTTTCCAAAATGTTGCTGATTTAATGAATCTTAAAATTCAACAATATACTCCAAAAATTTATCACAACATTAAAGTTGATGTGGTAAGAGCTAATGGTGTAAAACATGAATCATACTTAAGAACTGGAAGATCATTCTATAACTTAAAAATTGATCATAGCAATGCTCCAGAATTCATATTTAGAGTAATTCCTGTATTCACTAGAATAGATGAAAACAAAGCTAACCCTTCAGTATTAGAAACTATTTATATTGATAAAAATGGTAATGAACAAAGAGTTGCCGGAGATATGAATGGTTCAGAATATGATGATGTTAAAGTTATTAAAAGAATAGGATTCTACTGAGATTATGAAAAAGAACAATGTGTGGCTTATAGAATGCCTAAAAATGTTGAAGTAGTTCCTGATTACTTACCTATTGAAATTACTAGCTTAGAAAATATGTTCATGGGATGTGTAAACTTCAACCAAGATCTATCTAGTTGAAATACACAAAATGTTAAATTAATGACAAGAATGTTCCAATGAGCTAGAAAATTCAACAACGGTGGACATGCATTAAACTGAAACACTTCAAAAGTAACAAACATGGGAGCAATGTTCCAAGGTGCTGAAAGCTTTAATGCTGATATTACTAGTTGAAATGTTGGAAAAGTAACAAACTTAGGAGAAATGTTTAGAGATGCTAAATCATTTAACCAAGCTATTGGTGCATGAAACCCTCGAAACACTGTAGTAAACTATAACAACATGTTAAATGGTGCTATCTCATTCAACCAAAATTTAACAGATTATATTAAATGACCTGTTTATGCTGAATGAGTACACGCTAGTGAAGGATTTGACACAAACACACCATCTTGAGAAATCGTAAATAGACCACCAGTAAAACCAAGTAGTGCTAAGCAAATAGATACAAACGGTGTTGCTTTCACAAATGCAGACGACGAACCAAAAGTAATATATGGTATTAAAAGTAAACATGAATGAGAAGCAAAACGAGAAATAAAAGAAAAATTACGTTCAGTTTATAACCTTAACCCTGAATCATTAGAAATCGAAGTATTTAAAGAAAATGGAAAAGTTTCTAGAGTTAATATTCTTCCTAAATCTAATGGATGATATAGTCAAAAAGGAAGATGAGGAGACTTTACAATTGAATCAAAAGATAACATAAGAAACGTTATTAAAGAAAACACTCACATCGGATATATAAATACCACAGAGAGAGTACCTTTCTTAAGAGCGGTTGCAGAGCGTTTTAATATCGATACAGCAGGAATGCATGTTGCATATAATAATGACGATCTTAATAGTGGACGTGTTAAATTAGAAGTTCTATTTGGAAATGAAAACTTTGCAAATGGTCGTGAACAGTGATATCACACAACTATTAATTTTACATTAACAAAACACATCACTACTTTAGGGAAATTTGATACTAGTGAAATTGTTATTGATAGAAATGATCAATCACTATTTGAACAAGAATTTATCAATAGAAACCAAGAACTTTTAAATAGAAATCATTTAAACAAAAACTTATTATCATTTAAACAATTAAACAATTGATATGAAATAAGTATTAACAACGGTGAATATATTGGTTCTATAAAAGTTCCATATAGAGTAAAAGTAAATCTTAACGAATTACAAAGTTTAGTAACTCATGTTGGAAACTTTAATGTTAAAGATATAGACGCTATTATTAGTGAGTTCTTAAAACGTAATAAAGATAAATTACCTGAATTACAAAGAAATCATTTAAGATTAGTAGATAGCGGTGAAGATTTCTTAACTCTATCAGTAAATACAGAAATTCAAGACAAATACTTAGGTGAAAAAATTGTTGTTCATTTCGGTTCAAGAGCTAATATTAATAATATAGGTCTTAACCTAAACCAAGTTATTGTAAATAATAGAAGTGAACAAGAAATATTTGACATTTTCTGAGAAAGAAACCAAGAAATTTTTGCAAACAATAACATTCAAAAAGATGAATTAAAAATTGAATTAAAAGACAATCATTTTGTAATCACTACTAATAACGATAACTTCTATGGAGAAGTTAGAGCTAACTTTAGTGTTAGAACTCAAATTGATGCGACTTGGTGTTAA